One Myripristis murdjan chromosome 17, fMyrMur1.1, whole genome shotgun sequence DNA segment encodes these proteins:
- the LOC115374991 gene encoding myomegalin isoform X2 has protein sequence MLDLKMKEACRICARELCGNQRRWIFHPTAKLNLQVLLSHALGRELTRDGRGEFACSKCAFMLDRMYRFDTVIARVEALSIERLQRLLQEKHRLRQCIGGLYRKTNGEDGVGTGTVGSGGEGPGDGMVDMSGLTHAKYCALLQDDLVYSLYESWAEDGLDCPHHHHPQSPAGLGSEGVTTGSHRCTPSTPRRCRGCTYWRVADSDYEAVCKVPRKLARSISCGPSTRYSASIVGGSVTGGGVGGGGEEEQKKEDSEEAPSSITLVPGSQDPSRTSDSDHTLVGRASSSPSIASLETAEEYTQPTAITYGSLGFPRDSIDDRISDSLSEEHIGAPLGHGAPGHSLSLALCFLQNYAVYRPVQSPKGSKLPVPLRRSPSNGGTRLGFPDPVLGVSYGGPDGERDMHVRLPELETPLIRLDVGMNGGLELAEMEDLWEDLYKEYPPPRPHQSLVEEQQSQLNQYECAASQCVSELQKAQLQVQSLQAKIHESEANNEKLQEKLNEMECELRSIRQAAQNQERTIQGLNESIGTKDSETQELYQLIEGQNATLCKLREIAHRTQLTQSNLQAPEGGSEVQTLAQLQGELVGVQSSLFSLGLELESSQRSLRQSQRQGDDLGRFKDRIDSDLQEALQHREVTEKHNQDLRSALQKSRSELQAKEAALRESEADRHSELQEKDRSIAQLKRSLQDKERQLQEYSEMLESTKSSKPRDALLEKLRERIKERDRALERSIDEKFRCLEERESQVRRLQLALREKERDLERLRCILSNNEETITSLDALVRGKELELEQAAEAYRNLQWLRQQNEEKERNTMREKDTIISQLQAALQTRSQETEDLTAALLARVQAGPSEVVEELKARLALKEKMFQELLSDRSRQSNEHQVQIQTLLSTISSKDQYLQDCTHRLSQVIGERTGHLQELRKQLSSRERELCELRRDKEGQTGGETERLQSLLKEKEAFINELMQGQEEAMEPTSKEREAEIKAIQEELQLVLKKEMEAQKEISALRLSLGQAQQQAKEVSSRGSIDNQSVLEQLVSEYHRLNEALRAEKRLYQSLTHIHTKGDSSSDRTQALHTELDSVQALRGQLEDILARTRNMALALERAAKRQPDFGDISTEEEEGDDEDGSSDEFTDSIEDDDVKVTPRSLASTQASGMARGQEGLSGGLVRGVLSQRAEGQRDLQPLEEAKKTPKGDAEEIRSQLERDEYTSLATMRSASLSLQQDNRALRESQARARLLGLRTNPEERHSLNLEEEDFEEEGELEEEEEEEEEEEEEEEEEEEEALPASAGKRGPPCVRLRDERGKRHCTRPHSLDLGTLLSHQPQQAETEVEPGSERGKVGEFWQHVEESLREQAARLRSDLALSHQENRELQERLMVSEATVHAQAEQLKDYRDLLTETSVQQASKQVQVDLQDLGYETCGRSENEAEREDTSSPEFDDLEMCTSLSHHQDYEAVGGTWYIGNRSSNQSAYELEEEPGAGSVQHLVQDLRSQLTRCHKVIRGLQLRVRSLSATSDYASSLERTPRKVNWAFEASPAPSGAEEDEGWMSDTLGTRSEPKPSRELQELVSRVASLEAQLKSSRLEGKGLGEEGKCATWPGNLPQGVLSIVKRGCEDKFPLDKKYNTLIQAQARELSHLRQRMREGRGVCHILTQHLGDTTKAFEELLRANDIDYYMGQSFREQLAQSTALAQRVGTKISGRDRAEGHDDKTGHELLALRLSKELQQKDKIIESLHTKLQQRPETPSSCHALSETTDQSDRTSLVSDECRTNEDLELCSDLDASEYQEEHRQEPGRGSEREVSQSVPPPHGLKSSSSCPNMFCSAPLGFASQSSRALLSGPVSSSLTLPSGPDIWGQHVTFDPRPRALSVIAVRQELDTLYKQMNEQNRGFMISHGNPLSGLSPGAHNQHDLSTYSQLSRHAFPQYQLGGIPEGHSLKSDSGLMAGGTSWDMDSMVPPIASYSGLSGHQSGNSHAGVDLIEEHLREVRCLRQRLEESIRTNERLRQQLEERLATTGRDGGAPTNIYIQGLDTVTQLSNEIRVLKEENLALQSRLQASTDTCEEVVQLREAVLTGRARLKQAELEAEQWKEELRRLQTHSQEQGQQIHTLRQERQTSQEKSNRLQHEVSLLQQQLCESRELIHSLQSELQVYDRVCASSKASKGYLCELPGLPVELGELLGEVRSLRAQLQNSVQENSALKQLELHKQLEQKLGLGSPRTPSLSALTASPQRDSFYRRQLLHDPAPSPPVRDIGLFNCGSPYAPYSDLDDSHSTANDPLDPHSELEGEAPDGSFANRNGRHAIGHVDDFSALQQQVLEGRSLVQRMETTLQTSLSQPLLNGNQEQTSDLVLDYGSVKSLLSNTKTLKQILEEALSLLKMFWRAALPSADRSTQNLKKEQCMQQEILSLKLRMSEQEEVLQGTIERLRSTSRTKESMEHFIVNQLSRTRDVLKKARTNLEKNELRLSSLSSSSSSPYAGADTRGAARERPADRTCLKPGDASDVSAATANQRPAARKRSSQCLL, from the exons ATGCTCGACCTCAAGATGAAGGAGGCGTGTCGCATCTGTGCACGGGAGCTCTGTGGTAACCAGCGGCGATGGATCTTCCATCCCACTGCCAAGCTCAACTTGCAGGTACTGTTGTCTCACGCTCTTGGGAGAGAGCTGACCCGGGACGGCAGAGGGGAGTTTGCCTGCTCCAAGTGCGCCTTCATGCTGGACCGAATGTACCGTTTTGACACGGTGATCGCCCGCGTGGAGGCCCTTTCCATCGAGCGCCTGCAGCGGCTTCTGCAGGAGAAACACCGGCTGAGGCAGTGCATTGGTGGGCTTTATCGGAAAACTAACGGGGAGGATGGTGTGGGGACAGGGACTGTGGGAAGTGGGGGAGAAGGCCCAGGAGATGGAATGGTGGACATGTCCGGTCTCACCCACGCTAAGTACTGTGCCCTGCTTCAAGACGACCTAGTCTACTCTCTGTATGAGTCCTGGGCTGAGGATGGCCTGGATTGtccccatcaccaccacccGCAGAGTCCTGCTGGTCTGGGGTCAGAGGGTGTGACCACAGGGTCACATCGATGTACACCCAGCACCCCTAGGAGATGTCGTGGATGTACCTACTGGCGGGTGGCAGATTCTGACTATGAAGCTGTCTGTAAAGTACCAAGGAAGTTGGCACGGAGTATTTCCTGTGGGCCGTCAACCAGATACTCAGCCAGTATTGTAGGAGGGAGTGTCACTGGTGGAGGAGTAGGtggcggaggggaggaggaacaaaaaaaggaagattCAGAGGAAGCCCCCTCCTCTATAACTCTGGTCCCTGGTTCTCAGGACCCCTCGCGGACATCAGACAGCGACCACACTCTGGTGGGCCGAGCCAGCTCCAGCCCCTCCATAGCATCCCTTGAGACGGCTGAAGAATATACCCAACCCACAGCCATAACATATGGCAGCCTGGGCTTCCCCAGGGATTCAATAGATGACCGGATATCCGACTCCCTCTCTGAAGAGCACATCGGAGCCCCACTCGGCCACGGTGCACCTGGCCACAGCCTGTCCCTGgctctctgtttcctccagaACTATGCTGTTTATCGACCAGTCCAGAGCCCCAAAGGCAGCAAGCTCCCAGTGCCACTCAGGCGGAGTCCCAGTAATGGAGGCACCAGGCTGGGCTTCCCCGACCCTGTCTTGGGAGTATCTTACGGAGGTCcggatggagagagggacatGCATGTGCGATTGCCTGAACTGGAAACCCCTCTGATCAGGCTGGATGTGGGGATGAATGGGGGTCTAGAACTGGCTGAGATGGAGGATTTGTGGGAAGATTTGTATAAAGAGTACCCACCTCCACGCCCTCACCAG AGTCTGGTTGAAGAGCAGCAGAGCCAGCTGAACCAGTACGAGTGTGCAGCgagtcagtgtgtcagtgagcTGCAGAAAGCCCAGCTCCAGGTCCAGTCTCTACAGGCCAAGATCCACGAGAGTGAGGCCAACAATGAG AAGCTACAGGAGAAGCTGAATGAGATGGAGTGTGAACTGCGTTCAATCCGCCAGGCTGCTCAGAACCAGGAAAGAACCATCCAGGGCCTCAACGAGTCAATCGGCACCAAAGACAGCGAG ACCCAGGAGCTGTACCAGCTGATTGAAGGCCAGAACGCCACACTGTGTAAACTGAGAGAGATCGCCCACCGCACCCAGCTTACACAATCCAAT CTCCAGGCTCCAGAGGGAGGCAGCGAGGTCCAGACGCTTGCCCAGCTGCAGGGCGAACTGGTGGGGGTGCAGAGCTCTCTGTTCTCCCTGGGTCTGGAGCTGGAGTCCAGCCAGAGGAGTCTGAGACAGAGCCAGAGGCAGGGAGATGACCTGGGCCGGTTCAAGGACAGAATTGACTCTGACCTGCAGGAGGCGCTACAGCACCGAGAGGTCACCGAGAAACACAACCAG GACCTTCGCAGTGCCCTTCAGAAAAGTCGCTCCGAGCTGCAGGCCAAAGAAGCTGCACTGAGGGAGagcgaggcagacagacacTCTGAGCTGCAGGAGAAAGACAGGAGCATCGCACAGCTCAAACGCTCTCTGCAGGACAAGGAGAGGCAGTTGCAG GAGTACTCAGAGATGCTTGAGTCAACAAAGAGCTCTAAGCCCAGGGACGCACTGCTAGAGAAACTAAGAGAGCGCATTAAAGAGAGAGACCGAGCTCTCGAG cgCTCCATCGACGAGAAGTTCCGCTGTCTGGAGGAGCGGGAGAGCCAAGTGAGGAGGCTGCAGCTCGCCCTCAGGGAGAAGGAGCGGGACCTGGAGAGACTCCGCTGCATCCTGTCCAACAACGAGGAGACCATCACG AGTCTGGACGCTCTGGTGCGGGGcaaggagctggagctggagcaggCAGCCGAGGCCTACAGGAACCTGCAGTGGCTGAGGCAGCAGAacgaagagaaggagagaaacaccatgagagaaaaagacacCATCATCAGCCAGCTGCAGGCAGCACTGCAGACACGCAGCCAGGAGACAGAG GACCTGACAGCCGCCCTCCTTGCCAGGGTTCAGGCTGGTCCCAGTGAGGTGGTGGAGGAACTGAAGGCCCGTCTGGCTCTGAAGGAGAAGATGTTCCAGGAGCTGTTGTCGGACAGGAGTCGCCAATCAAATGAACACCAAGTGCAAATCCAAACTCTGCTCAGCACTATCAGCTCCAAAGACCAGTATCTGCAG gacTGCACTCATAGGCTGTCCCAGGTGATTGGTGAGCGGACGggccacctgcaggagcttcgcAAACAGCTGTCGTCCCGAGAGCGGGAGCTGTGTGAGCTGAGACGGGACAAGGAGGGGCAGACGGGTGGAGAAACGGAGCGTCTGCAGAGCCTGCTGAAGGAGAAGGAAGCCTTTATCAAT GAGCTCATGCAGGGCCAGGAAGAAGCGATGGAGCCCACctccaaagagagagaagctgagATTAAAGCCatccaggaggagctgcagctggtgCTGAAGAAGGAGATGGAGGCTCAG AAAGAGATCTCTGCCTTGCGTTTATCTTTGGGCCAGGCTCAACAGCAAGCCAAAGAAGTTTCCAGTAGAGGCAGCATTGATAACCAA TCTGTGCTGGAGCAGCTTGTGTCAGAGTATCACAGGCTGAACGAAGCCCTCAGGGCAGAGAAGAGATTATACCAGAGTCTCACCCACATCCACACAAAGGGAGACAG cagCTCGGACAGGACCCAGGCCCTGCACACTGAACTGGACTCAGTTCAGGCGCTGCGGGGACAGCTGGAGGACATCCTAGCCAGGACCCGTAACATGGCCCTGGCACTGGAGAGGGCTGCTAAGAGGCAGCCTGACTTTGGAG ATATcagcacagaggaagaggagggagacgaTGAAGATGGCAGCAGTGATGAGTTCACGGACAGTATAGAGGATGATGATGTTAAAGTGACACCCAGAAGTCTGGCCTCCACTCAG GCCTCTGGGATGGCCCGTGGACAGGAGGGTTTGTCTGGAGGACTGGTGAGAGGGGTGCTGTCCCAGCGGGCCGAGGGGCAGAGGGATTTACAGCCACTTGAGGAAGCAAAGAAAACACCTAAAGGCGATGCTGAAGAAATAAGGTCACAACTAGAGAGGGATGAATACACCTCTTTAGCAACGATGAG GAGTGCGTCGCTGAGCCTGCAGCAGGACAACCGAGCTCTGAGAGAGAGTCAAGCCAGAGCCCGACTTTTGGGACTGAGGACAAATCCAGAGGAGAGACACAGCCTAAACCTGGAAGAGGAGGACTTTGAGGAAGAAGGAgaattggaggaggaggaggaggaggaagaggaggaagaggaggaggaggaggaagaggaggaggaggcacttCCAGCGTCAGCAGGCAAGCGTGGCCCACCATGTGTCAGGCTGAGAGATGAGCGAGGGAAGAGGCACTGCACTCGGCCGCACTCTCTGGACCTGGGAACTTTATTATCCCATCAGCCACAACAGGCTGAGACG GAGGTGGAGCCTGGCAGTGAACGCGGCAAGGTCGGTGAGTTCTGGCAGCATGTAGAGGAGAGTCTCCGTGAGCAGGCGGCACGTCTACGCTCCGACCTAGCTCTGAGCCACCAGGAGAACAGAGAGCTGCAGGAGAGGCTGATGGTGTCTGAGGCCACCGTCCACGCGCAGGCTGAACAGCTTAAAGACTACCGGGACCTGCTGA CCGAGACATCAGTGCAGCAGGCCAGTAAGCAAGTGCAGGTGGATCTCCAGGATCTGGGTTATGAAACCTGTGGTCGCAGCGAGAACGAAGCTGAGAGAGAAGACACCAGCAGCCCAG AGTTTGATGACCTGGAGATGTGCACGTCACTGTCGCATCATCAGGACTATGAGGCCGTCGGTGGGACCTGGTACATTGGTAACCGCAGCAGTAACCAAAGTGCTTATGAGCTGGAGGAAGAGCCGGGTGCAGGCTCCGTCCAGCATCTGGTCCAGGACCTTCGCTCCCAGCTCACCCGCTGCCACAAGGTGATCCGTGGGCTGCAGCTGCGTGTCCGCTCCCTCTCCGCCACAAGCGACTATGCGTCCAGTCTGGAGCGCACTCCTCGCAAG GTGAATTGGGCCTTTGAGGCGTCACCAGCCCCCAGTGGAGCGGAAGAGGATGAAGGCTGGATGTCAGACACCCTAGGGACTCGCTCAGAGCCTAAACCTAGCCGGGAGCTGCAAGAATTGGTGTCGCGGGTTGCCTCACTGGAGGCACAGCTGAAGAGCTCCAGGCTGGAGGGCAAAGGCCTGGGAGAAGAGGGGAAATGTGCCACCTGGCCTGG GAATTTGCCACAGGGTGTCCTTTCCATTGTAAAGAGAGGCTGTGAAGACAAGTTCCCCTTGGACAA GAAGTACAACACTCTGATCCAGGCACAGGCTCGTGAGCTGTCCCACCTGAggcagaggatgagagaggggcGAGGAGTCTGCCATATCCTCACACAGCACCTGGGCGACACCACCAAG GCCTTTGAGGAGCTGCTGCGTGCCAACGATATTGACTACTACATGGGTCAGAGCTTCAGAGAGCAGCTGGCACAGAGCACTGCCCTGGCACAAAGAGTGGGCACTAAGATCAGTGGAC GCGACCGTGCAGAGGGCCATGATGACAAGACAGGCCATGAGCTGCTTGCCTTACG gctgagTAAAGAGCTTCAGCAGAAGGATAAAATTATTGAGTCCCTCCACACCAAACTGCAGCAACGTCCGGAGACCCCGTCCAGCTGCCATGCCCTCTCGGAAACCACCGACCAGTCAGACAGGACCTCACTGGTTTCAGATGAGTGTCGGACCAATGAGGACTTGGAGTTGTGCTCTGATTTAGATGCCAGTGAATATCAGGAGGAGCACAGGCAGGAGCCAGGACGTGGATCAGAAAGAGAAG TCTCTCAGTCTGTCCCTCCTCCCCATGGTCTCAAGTCTTCCAGCAGTTGTCCCAACATGTTCTGCTCAGCCCCTCTGGGTTTTGCCAGTCAGTCGTCCAGAG CCCTTCTCAGTGGGcctgtttcctcctccctcactctcccatCTGGCCCTGACATCTGGGGTCAGCATGTCACCTTTGACCCCCGGCCCAGGGCCCTGTCTGTGATCGCTGTTCGCCAAGAGCTGGACACGCTGTACAAACAGATGAATGAGCAAAACAGGG GTTTTATGATTTCCCATGGAAACCCTCTGTCCGGTCTGTCACCTGGTGCCCACAACCAGCACGACCTCTCCACTTACAGCCAGCTATCCCGACATGCCTTTCCACAATACCAGCTCGGCGGCATCCCCGAGGGCCACTCGCTCAAGTCTGACTCAGGTCTCATGGCAGGTGGGACGTCGTGGGATATGGACAGCATGGTTCCGCCAATCGCAAGCTATTCTGGATTATCAGGgcaccaatcaggaaacagccATGCAG GAGTAGATTTGATAGAGGAGCACCTTCGGGAGGTGAGATGTCTGCGTCAACGTCTGGAGGAATCCATTAGGACCAACGAGAGGCTCcgacagcagctggaggagagacTGGCCACCACTGGACGTGATGGAG GAGCTCCCACTAACATCTACATTCAGGGACTAGACACAGTCACTCAGCTGTCCAATGAAATCAGAGTCCTGAAGGAAGAAAACTTGGCTCTGCAGTCACGCCTGCAGGCCAGCACAG ACACATGCGAGGAGGTGGTGCAGCTGCGTGAGGCAGTGCTCACTGGACGCGCCCGTCTGAAACAGGCAGAGCTGGAGGCGGAGCAGTGGAAGGAGGAGTTAAGGCGGCTGCAGACTCACAGCCAGGAGCAGGgacagcagatacacacactgaggcaggaACGACAGACCAGTCAGGAGAAATCCAACAG GCTCCAGCATGAGGTTTCTctactgcagcagcagctgtgtgagAGCAGGGAGTTGATTCACTCCCTGCAGAGTGAATTGCAAGTTTACGACCGTGTGTGTGCCAGCTCAAAGGCCAGTAAAG GCTACCTGTGTGAGCTCCCAGGCCTACCAGTGGAGCTTGGGGAGCTGCTGGGGGAGGTGAGGAGTCTGCGGGCCCAGCTGCAGAACAGCGTCCAGGAGAACAGTGCACTCAAACAGCTGGAGCTCCACAAGCAGCTGGAGCAGAAGCTGGGTCTCGGGTCTCCTCGGACTCCGTCCCTCTCTGCCCTCACTGCCAGCCCCCAGAGAGACAGCTTCTACAGACGACAGCTGCTGCATG ACCcggctccttctcctcctgtcaGAGACATTGGTCTGTTTAACTGTGGATCTCCCTATGCTCCCTACTCAGACCTGGATGACAGCCACAGCACTGCCAATG ACCCTCTAGACCCGCACTCAGAACTAGAAGGGGAGGCTCCTGATGGATCATTTGCAAACCGTAACGGCCGCCATGCCATCGGTCATGTGGATGACTTCAGCgccctgcagcagcaggtccTAGAGGGCCGCAGCCTCGTCCAGAGAATGGAGACGACCCTGCAGACCTCCCTTAGCCAGCCATTACTGAACGGCAACCAGGAGCAGACCAGTGACCTG GTCCTGGACTATGGAAGTGTGAAGAGTCTTCTGTCCAACACCAAGACTCTGAAACAAATCTTAGAGGAGGCCCTGTCCCTGTTGAAGATGTTCTGGAGGGCAGCTCTGCCCAGTGCAGATCGCTCCACCCAAAACCTTAAGAAG gaACAATGTATGCAGCAGGAGATCTTGTCCCTGAAACTGCGCATGTCAGAGCAAGAAGAGGTTCTCCAAGGGACCATCGAAAGACTGAGGAGCACCAGCCGCACCAAGGAGAGCATGGAGCACTTCATAGTCAACCAGT TGTCAAGGACTCGTGATGTGCTAAAGAAAGCAAGGACAAACTTGGAG AAGAACGAGCTGAGACTTTCCTCTctaagctcctcctcttcctctccttatGCTG